The following coding sequences are from one Neurospora crassa OR74A linkage group I, whole genome shotgun sequence window:
- a CDS encoding mitochondrial carrier protein, whose product MASILQGAHSSASHDFDRIIDHRHDSSSSASSASPTPSAFPTVAQDNTAPNEPVEITAAQKMLSATSGSLLTGLLVTPLDVVRVRWQSQSFTRPSPTAHTVTDFAKLAGSQISNPAFRPANLGVTACCREVFFANNSEGCIVATGPRIGSGAITASAIPCAVEETKQRNFNSTLDGLRKIARNEGFTSLWRGLSPTLLMAIPANIIYFTGYEWLRFNPSSPIQQTVKEEYAALVAGAGARILAATAVGPIELFRTRMQASPGSTTGSHLTHTFRGIKDMVYAHGYRSLWRGLTLTLWRDVPFSGMYWWGYETIRGKLTDAREARSRGRGRTLDLDSEERHRVRRRSQSRENHAETFTDSFIAGALSGAFASVATMPFDVGKTRTQVYRDTGAATKAAIAVTMEKSAVRPEERNMARLLWHIFSTEGVAGLFRGWIPRTLKVAPACAIMISSYEVGKRAFRGMNERAAMKEREELAQQGQQQEQSDEEA is encoded by the coding sequence ATGGCTTCCATTCTACAAGGCGCACACTCCTCAGCAAGTCACGACTTCGATAGGATAATAGATCATCGCCAtgactcctcctcgtccgcctcTTCCGCCTCTCCGACCCCGAGTGCCTTTCCCACCGTTGCCCAAGACAACACCGCTCCGAACGAACCCGTCGAGATCACGGCCGCCCAAAAGATGCTCTCCGCCACATCCGGCAGTCTACTCACCGGCCTGCTCGTGACTCCCCTCGACGTCGTGCGAGTCCGATGGCAATCCCAATCCTTTACCCGGCCGTCACCAACCGCACATACCGTTACCGACTTTGCGAAACTAGCCGGCTCACAAATATCCAACCCCGCGTTTCGCCCCGCGAACCTCGGCGTGACCGCCTGCTGCCGCGAAGTCTTCTTTGCCAACAATTCGGAAGGATGCATCGTCGCCACCGGGCCGCGCATCGGCTCTGGTGCTATCACTGCTAGTGCTATCCCCTGCGCAGTCGAAGAGACAAAGCAACGAAACTTCAACTCCACCCTCGACGGTCTCCGCAAGATCGCCCGCAACGAAGGCTTTACCTCGCTCTGGCGGGGGCTTTCTCCAACCCTGCTAATGGCCATTCCAGCCAACATCATCTACTTCACCGGCTACGAGTGGCTGCGCTTTAACCCTTCCAGTCCCATCCAGCAAACCGTCAAGGAGGAGTATGCAGCTCTGGTAGCCGGTGCGGGCGCTCGCATCCTTGCCGCTACAGCCGTCGGGCCTATCGAGCTATTCCGCACTCGTATGCAGGCTTCCCCCGGCAGCACGACGGGGTCACACCTCACTCATACCTTTAGGGGGATCAAGGACATGGTTTACGCGCACGGCTACCGCTCGCTCTGGAGGGGTTTGACACTCACCCTCTGGCGTGACGTACCCTTTTCCGGCATGTATTGGTGGGGATACGAGACAATTCGAGGAAAGTTGACGGATGCGCGCGAGGCTCGCTCTAGGGGACGTGGCAGGACACTTGACCTCGATTCTGAAGAGCGCCACAGAGTTCGTCGGAGGTCTCAATCAAGGGAAAACCACGCCGAGACCTTTACCGACAGCTTCATTGCCGGCGCGTTATCCGGAGCCTTCGCCAGCGTGGCCACCATGCCTTTCGATGTCGGCAAGACAAGGACACAGGTCTACCGCGACACCGGCGCTGCAACAAAGGCTGCTATTGCGGTGACGATGGAGAAAAGCGCCGTGAGACCGGAAGAGAGGAACATGGCAAGACTGCTGTGGCATATTTTCTCCACGGAAGGCGTCGCCGGTCTCTTCAGGGGATGGATACCGCGCACTCTCAAGGTCGCGCCGGCGTGTGCCATAATGATTAGCAGTTATGAGGTCGGAAAGAGGGCCTTCAGGGGGATGAATGAGCGGGCAGCCATGAAGGAGCGAGAGGAGCTCGCGCAGCAGGGACAGCAACAGGAGCAATCGGATGAGGAGGCTTGA